In a single window of the Methanorbis furvi genome:
- the folP gene encoding dihydropteroate synthase → MVVNVKGVTIGSGSSPKIMGVLNISPESFFSDSFTPCDRIVTRALDLLQEGADVIDLGARSTALSAPPLSVSEERERVVAALRELRGCGAVLSLDTMHPEVLDAALRYDIAAINDINGLGNPLYAKIAADSGLPVIAMAAGNRPGDPVDFSETFSALRLVCERAERFGICDLILDPGVGKWVEERSFDADWELCRRFSLLQEFDRPLLAAVSRKAFIGDTVGKPAGERLYGTLGVLFFLLEQGADVVRVHDVAAVRDVVSVFEQLMRSVKRE, encoded by the coding sequence ATGGTTGTAAATGTTAAGGGGGTGACGATCGGGTCAGGGAGTTCACCAAAGATTATGGGGGTTTTGAACATCAGCCCCGAGTCATTTTTTTCGGACTCGTTTACTCCGTGCGACCGGATTGTTACGCGGGCGCTGGATCTGCTGCAGGAGGGTGCGGACGTAATCGATCTTGGTGCACGGAGCACTGCGCTTTCTGCTCCGCCCTTGAGTGTTTCTGAGGAGCGTGAACGGGTTGTTGCGGCGCTGCGGGAACTTCGCGGCTGCGGAGCTGTTCTGTCGCTTGATACGATGCATCCTGAGGTTCTGGATGCTGCGCTGCGGTATGATATTGCTGCGATCAATGATATTAACGGGCTTGGGAATCCTTTGTATGCAAAAATTGCGGCTGATTCCGGCCTTCCGGTGATTGCGATGGCGGCAGGGAACAGGCCCGGTGATCCGGTTGATTTTTCTGAGACGTTTTCTGCACTGCGGCTGGTGTGCGAGCGGGCGGAGCGGTTTGGGATTTGTGATCTGATTCTTGATCCCGGAGTGGGGAAGTGGGTTGAGGAGCGGTCATTTGATGCGGACTGGGAGCTGTGCCGGAGGTTTTCTTTGTTGCAGGAGTTTGACCGTCCGCTGCTTGCGGCGGTTTCTCGAAAGGCGTTTATCGGAGATACTGTGGGAAAACCTGCGGGAGAGCGGCTGTATGGTACGCTTGGCGTGCTGTTTTTTCTTCTTGAGCAGGGTGCGGATGTTGTCCGGGTGCATGATGTTGCGGCAGTGCGGGATGTTGTTTCGGTGTTTGAGCAACTGATGCGTTCGGTCAAACGCGAATAA
- a CDS encoding FAD-dependent oxidoreductase, which translates to MIYIVGGGPAGRMAAVRLASAGRDVTLFEKRALGGQCVHDGCMLVCGLNDVARSIRGTEFLQKTGVIEGDVRVRYPEVMRSLEKIQERLSLILERETLDAGVKIEYGVTAEVDGRSVIANGVLYDDAEAVIVASGAEMYVPDVPGVSLPGTYTARSIRSMPELPKRMAIVGGSISAAEFAYIFSAFGVEVSVFARSSFLSMLPTRMHKAAQRDLSSVHIYENAPLERVLGSNHVEGVVAGGVTTACDAVLFATGVQPHSPHVRGLLKNADGSIAVNEKMETSVPGVYACGDVVGAPYFTPVSRLQGFAAADAILGVSRTVDLSRIPFTVVLGLDYTVCRDADAEGASFASPNIAGPGSVWHVSDGSVGTMELNVDPLDGRILGFSSSGPGTGLVGTYLGYLVRKGVTVHEFSPMLEIHPISDGLYSMIRFAEDHLSGQKRE; encoded by the coding sequence ATGATCTATATTGTCGGTGGAGGGCCGGCCGGCAGGATGGCGGCTGTGCGGCTTGCCTCTGCCGGCAGGGATGTAACTCTTTTTGAGAAGCGTGCGCTGGGCGGCCAGTGCGTGCATGACGGATGTATGCTGGTGTGCGGGCTGAATGATGTTGCCCGCAGTATTCGCGGCACCGAATTTTTGCAAAAGACGGGCGTCATCGAGGGCGATGTGCGTGTGCGGTATCCTGAGGTGATGCGGAGTCTGGAAAAAATTCAGGAACGGCTATCCCTGATTCTTGAACGCGAGACACTGGATGCCGGAGTGAAGATTGAGTACGGGGTGACTGCCGAGGTTGACGGGCGGTCGGTGATTGCGAACGGCGTTTTGTATGACGATGCTGAAGCGGTGATTGTTGCGTCCGGTGCAGAGATGTATGTGCCTGATGTGCCGGGAGTTTCTCTTCCCGGGACGTATACGGCACGGTCGATCCGGTCGATGCCTGAACTGCCAAAAAGAATGGCGATTGTGGGAGGCAGTATTTCTGCGGCTGAGTTTGCGTATATTTTTTCTGCGTTTGGTGTTGAGGTGTCGGTGTTTGCGCGAAGCTCGTTTCTTTCGATGCTGCCGACGCGAATGCATAAAGCGGCTCAGAGAGATCTCTCATCGGTTCATATTTATGAGAATGCGCCGCTCGAGCGGGTTCTTGGGTCGAATCATGTGGAAGGGGTGGTTGCAGGCGGCGTGACGACTGCGTGTGATGCGGTGCTGTTTGCAACTGGTGTGCAGCCGCACTCTCCGCATGTGCGGGGATTGTTGAAGAATGCGGACGGGTCGATTGCGGTGAATGAGAAAATGGAGACGTCGGTTCCGGGAGTGTATGCGTGCGGGGATGTGGTTGGTGCTCCGTATTTTACGCCGGTGTCGCGCCTTCAGGGATTTGCGGCGGCTGATGCGATTCTCGGGGTTTCGCGAACAGTTGATCTGTCGCGGATTCCGTTTACCGTGGTGCTGGGTCTTGATTATACGGTCTGCCGCGATGCGGACGCGGAGGGAGCATCGTTTGCGTCGCCGAATATTGCAGGCCCCGGCTCAGTGTGGCATGTGTCGGACGGGTCGGTCGGGACGATGGAGCTGAATGTGGATCCTTTGGATGGTAGAATTTTGGGATTTTCAAGCTCCGGACCGGGCACGGGTCTTGTGGGGACGTATTTGGGATATCTGGTGCGCAAAGGTGTTACGGTGCATGAGTTTTCGCCGATGCTTGAGATTCATCCGATCTCTGACGGTCTGTACTCGATGATCCGGTTCGCTGAGGATCATTTGTCTGGTCAAAAACGCGAATAA
- the pscS gene encoding O-phospho-L-seryl-tRNA:Cys-tRNA synthase has protein sequence MTVRCAAGIETRTVEEGSINLDPIQAAGRLTPEAMKAVIAWGDGYSVCDHCHKPFRLDYVTNPPIADFHTDLAQWLGMDKSQVVPGARRAFQEVTGALVGKGEPVMMTGMGHYTAYLSVEVVNGVVREIPQTPDHHITADTAAERIEAAVREFGYAPKLLFIDAVDFMYGNMHDVKGVAKVAHQYDIPVLYNGVYTVGVLPVNGRELGVDFVVGSGHKSMAAPAPSGVLATTDEYADVVLRTTKISGDVTGRKFGIKQVGILGCSLMGAPIVGLIASFPAVKERVNHWDEELANHKIVIDALQSIEGTKVASEFPRRHTLTRMDTAGSFDVVARTHKKRGFFLSSALAKRGITGIMPGVTKQWKFNTYGLTREQAEYLADSFVDIAEENGLRVG, from the coding sequence ATGACCGTCCGATGCGCAGCAGGAATTGAAACGCGAACCGTTGAAGAGGGATCGATTAACTTAGACCCCATTCAGGCGGCAGGACGGCTTACCCCTGAAGCAATGAAGGCCGTTATTGCCTGGGGCGACGGCTACTCGGTCTGCGACCACTGCCACAAACCATTCCGTTTAGACTATGTCACCAACCCGCCGATCGCAGACTTTCACACCGATCTCGCCCAGTGGCTCGGCATGGACAAATCCCAAGTGGTGCCGGGCGCACGCCGTGCGTTTCAGGAGGTAACCGGAGCGCTCGTCGGCAAAGGCGAGCCGGTGATGATGACCGGTATGGGCCACTACACCGCATACCTCTCGGTCGAGGTGGTGAACGGTGTCGTCCGCGAAATTCCGCAGACACCGGATCATCACATCACCGCAGACACCGCCGCCGAACGAATCGAGGCAGCGGTCAGAGAGTTCGGATACGCGCCCAAGCTGCTCTTCATTGATGCGGTGGACTTCATGTATGGAAATATGCATGATGTGAAGGGCGTTGCAAAGGTTGCGCACCAGTACGATATCCCGGTACTCTACAATGGTGTCTACACGGTAGGCGTTCTGCCGGTGAACGGCAGAGAGCTTGGCGTTGACTTTGTGGTCGGGTCCGGCCACAAGAGTATGGCAGCCCCTGCGCCGTCGGGTGTTCTTGCAACAACCGATGAGTACGCTGATGTTGTTCTGCGGACGACGAAGATCTCAGGCGACGTGACCGGCAGAAAATTCGGCATTAAGCAGGTGGGCATCCTCGGCTGCTCGCTGATGGGTGCGCCGATCGTGGGACTGATTGCGTCGTTTCCGGCGGTGAAGGAGCGGGTGAACCACTGGGATGAGGAGCTGGCGAACCATAAGATTGTGATCGATGCATTACAGTCAATCGAAGGGACGAAGGTGGCTTCCGAGTTCCCGCGCCGTCATACGCTGACGAGAATGGACACGGCTGGATCGTTTGATGTGGTTGCCCGCACGCATAAGAAACGCGGATTTTTCCTCTCAAGTGCTCTTGCAAAGCGTGGTATCACCGGTATTATGCCCGGGGTTACGAAGCAGTGGAAATTCAATACGTATGGTCTCACACGGGAACAGGCAGAGTATCTGGCTGATTCCTTTGTGGATATTGCAGAAGAGAACGGCCTGCGGGTTGGATAA
- the cofE gene encoding coenzyme F420-0:L-glutamate ligase: protein MNPGFSVYGISTGLLQPGDDIVDRVLTALSATDAQTIADNDILLFAESPLSTTEGRNIRLADVVPGSQAETLGKKYSLDPRLAQVVIDESDRILGGIPGFLLASRGNLVLPNAGVDESNAPDGWVTLLPKDADASAARIRKEIRERTGKETAVIIIDSRTHAMRLGVSGVAIGCSGILPITDERGKADLFGHELQVTRRAIADSLASTAELLMGEANEGVPVVLVRGYRYTFSEHAVIESIAPEEDLFLGSLSRNG, encoded by the coding sequence ATGAATCCGGGTTTTTCCGTCTATGGGATATCCACCGGCCTCCTGCAACCGGGGGACGACATTGTCGACCGCGTGCTTACGGCACTATCTGCAACCGACGCACAAACAATCGCCGACAATGATATTCTCCTCTTCGCCGAGTCTCCGCTGTCCACCACCGAAGGACGAAACATCCGGCTCGCCGACGTCGTGCCCGGGTCGCAGGCTGAAACGCTCGGAAAAAAATATTCGCTTGACCCCCGTCTTGCCCAGGTTGTTATCGATGAAAGCGACCGCATCCTTGGCGGCATCCCCGGTTTTTTACTCGCATCGCGGGGCAACCTCGTGCTTCCAAACGCAGGAGTTGATGAGTCCAACGCTCCTGACGGCTGGGTCACCCTCCTTCCCAAAGACGCCGATGCAAGTGCGGCGCGAATTCGAAAAGAAATACGGGAACGAACCGGCAAAGAGACCGCAGTCATCATCATCGACTCCCGCACACATGCCATGCGGCTCGGTGTCTCCGGTGTTGCCATCGGCTGTTCCGGCATTCTTCCAATCACCGACGAACGCGGCAAGGCTGACCTCTTCGGTCACGAGCTTCAGGTCACCCGCCGTGCTATTGCCGACTCGCTCGCCTCCACCGCCGAGCTTCTCATGGGCGAAGCAAATGAGGGCGTGCCGGTCGTGCTGGTCCGGGGTTACCGCTACACATTCTCCGAACATGCGGTGATCGAGTCCATCGCTCCCGAAGAGGATCTTTTCCTTGGCAGCCTTTCGCGGAATGGGTGA
- the thiL gene encoding thiamine-phosphate kinase, which yields MDDRELLETIRDLIGRDETADDCAATAFEEGKILQVATTDMLHETTDFPSGMTEWEMGWMSVAVSLSDVASCGAQPTQVLVAVGLDRPERLRPIMEGAVACAERYGAKVVGGDIDSHTELTIVTTALGLVPQELYRRRSGAKIGDRVCCTGTPGAAQAGLDGFTKYWKNLVTPEPQVFEGQKIARAGATAMMDVSDGIAVSLYDMGAASGVGFVLYDELPTLAIADAEKYFLYGGGDFGLLFTISQENLARLDVPVSVIGEVVEGNGVVRGGEAVENRGYAHVWG from the coding sequence ATGGATGACCGTGAGCTTTTGGAAACGATCCGAGATCTGATCGGACGCGACGAGACGGCTGATGACTGTGCAGCGACCGCGTTTGAGGAAGGAAAAATACTTCAGGTTGCGACAACTGATATGCTGCATGAGACGACCGATTTTCCGAGCGGGATGACCGAGTGGGAGATGGGATGGATGAGTGTGGCGGTGAGTCTGTCGGATGTTGCAAGCTGCGGGGCACAACCAACACAGGTGCTGGTGGCGGTCGGTCTTGACCGGCCCGAGCGGTTGAGGCCGATCATGGAGGGAGCGGTTGCCTGTGCAGAGCGGTATGGGGCAAAAGTTGTCGGCGGAGATATTGACAGCCATACGGAGCTGACGATTGTAACGACCGCACTCGGTCTCGTTCCGCAGGAGTTGTACCGCAGGCGGTCCGGAGCGAAGATTGGGGACAGAGTCTGCTGCACCGGAACGCCCGGTGCGGCGCAGGCAGGTCTTGACGGATTTACCAAGTACTGGAAAAATCTGGTGACGCCGGAGCCGCAGGTTTTCGAGGGACAAAAAATTGCCAGGGCCGGGGCAACGGCGATGATGGATGTCTCAGACGGCATTGCAGTCTCGCTGTATGATATGGGCGCTGCGTCAGGCGTCGGGTTTGTGCTGTATGATGAGCTGCCGACGCTTGCGATCGCTGATGCAGAGAAGTACTTCTTGTACGGCGGGGGAGATTTTGGTCTGCTGTTTACCATTTCTCAGGAAAATCTGGCGCGGCTTGATGTGCCGGTGTCGGTCATCGGCGAGGTTGTTGAAGGAAACGGTGTTGTGCGGGGCGGCGAAGCGGTTGAAAACCGCGGGTATGCTCATGTGTGGGGATGA
- the glyA gene encoding serine hydroxymethyltransferase has product MSFLRQFDPEITDLINKEYKRQVEGLELIASENVVAREVMEAMGTILTNKYAEGYPGKRYYGGCEYHDQIENIARDRLCRLFGAEHANVQPHSGSQANEAVYLSFLKPGDKILSQSLNNGGHLSHGDPANISGKYYTITPYGVNLESELLDYAEIEATARKVKPDLIVCGASAYPREIDFKAFAEIAEDVGARSMADIAHISGLCCTGLHNSPVGVTTYVTSTTHKTLRGPRGGVIMCNKEYANPIDKAVFPGLQGGPLMHVIAAKAVCFREALSNEYKEYAHQVVKNCKVLAATLMDEGFRLVTGGTDNHLCLLDLSEQGISGHQAEIALGRAGITVNKNTIPRQHLSPFETSGLRLGTPTITTRGMREEECKQVGAWISRVLHNVNDAAVLAETKEEVTTFCLRYPLYPEIRE; this is encoded by the coding sequence ATGTCATTCTTACGGCAGTTTGATCCTGAAATAACAGATCTGATCAACAAAGAGTACAAACGTCAGGTCGAAGGCCTGGAACTCATTGCATCCGAAAACGTCGTTGCCCGCGAAGTCATGGAAGCGATGGGAACTATTCTCACCAACAAATACGCGGAAGGGTATCCCGGCAAACGCTACTACGGCGGATGCGAATATCACGACCAGATTGAAAACATTGCCAGAGACCGGCTCTGCCGGCTCTTCGGCGCAGAGCATGCCAACGTTCAGCCGCACTCCGGCAGTCAGGCAAACGAAGCGGTCTACCTCTCGTTTTTAAAACCCGGTGACAAAATTTTGAGCCAGAGCTTAAACAACGGCGGTCACCTCTCGCACGGCGACCCGGCAAACATCTCCGGCAAATACTATACCATCACCCCCTACGGCGTGAACCTTGAATCTGAACTCTTGGACTACGCAGAAATCGAAGCAACCGCACGAAAAGTAAAACCTGACCTCATCGTCTGCGGAGCCTCTGCGTACCCGCGTGAGATCGACTTCAAGGCGTTCGCCGAAATTGCCGAGGATGTGGGCGCACGCTCCATGGCCGACATTGCTCATATCTCCGGTCTCTGCTGCACCGGCCTGCACAACTCACCGGTCGGCGTTACGACGTATGTTACGTCCACGACGCACAAAACCCTTCGCGGTCCCCGCGGCGGAGTGATCATGTGCAACAAAGAGTATGCGAACCCGATTGACAAAGCGGTGTTCCCCGGACTTCAGGGCGGCCCGCTGATGCATGTGATCGCAGCAAAAGCGGTCTGTTTCCGCGAAGCGCTGAGCAATGAGTACAAAGAGTATGCACATCAGGTGGTGAAAAACTGTAAAGTGCTTGCTGCAACCCTGATGGACGAAGGATTCAGACTCGTGACCGGCGGAACCGACAATCACTTATGCCTTCTGGATCTGTCGGAACAGGGAATCTCCGGTCATCAGGCTGAGATTGCGCTCGGCCGCGCCGGTATTACGGTGAACAAAAATACGATTCCTCGTCAACACCTCTCACCGTTTGAGACATCTGGTCTGCGGCTTGGCACGCCGACGATCACAACACGGGGCATGCGTGAGGAGGAGTGCAAGCAGGTGGGCGCATGGATTTCACGGGTGCTGCACAATGTAAATGATGCGGCGGTTCTTGCGGAGACAAAAGAGGAGGTCACGACGTTTTGTCTGCGCTATCCTCTCTACCCTGAGATTCGGGAGTGA
- a CDS encoding RIO1 family regulatory kinase/ATPase yields the protein MPLSADDIKNLHKYEIRILNALERMMRRYRWVPEDDLRTAVHLSATETKYRVGNLIHLDMVRSDSVPYKGYSLVFKGYDALALSGLAAKKSISALGSMIGVGKESEIYEALGFGVVVLKLHKIGQRSFQTVRTNRDYMPEEGHCPWIFASAKSAAREYEALTALNGKVNVPVPIDINRHVIVMSFIQGVNLNRCQLENPDAVWQEILEQVKIAYSEGYIHGDLSEYNIMYDGAVVWIIDWPQWITPAHQNADAALRHDLETVGAFFTKKYQKTYDIDEAIRFVTAVGKEE from the coding sequence ATGCCTTTGTCAGCCGATGACATCAAAAACCTTCACAAATACGAAATCCGCATCCTCAACGCCTTAGAGCGAATGATGCGCCGCTACCGCTGGGTTCCCGAAGACGATCTCAGAACAGCCGTCCACCTCTCCGCCACCGAAACAAAATACCGTGTCGGTAATCTCATTCACCTTGACATGGTCAGATCCGACTCAGTCCCCTACAAAGGATACTCGCTTGTCTTCAAAGGCTACGACGCGCTCGCCCTCTCAGGCCTTGCCGCAAAAAAATCCATATCAGCACTCGGCTCCATGATCGGTGTAGGCAAAGAATCTGAAATATACGAAGCGCTCGGCTTTGGCGTCGTCGTACTCAAACTCCACAAAATCGGCCAGCGCTCATTTCAGACTGTCCGCACCAACCGCGACTACATGCCTGAAGAAGGGCACTGCCCTTGGATATTTGCCTCCGCAAAATCCGCAGCCCGCGAGTACGAAGCGCTCACCGCACTCAACGGAAAAGTCAACGTCCCGGTCCCGATCGATATCAACCGCCATGTAATCGTCATGTCCTTCATCCAAGGAGTGAACCTCAACCGTTGTCAGCTCGAAAACCCGGACGCCGTCTGGCAGGAGATACTCGAACAGGTAAAAATTGCATACAGCGAAGGCTACATCCACGGCGACCTCTCCGAGTACAACATCATGTACGACGGAGCTGTTGTCTGGATCATCGACTGGCCGCAGTGGATTACTCCGGCTCACCAGAATGCGGATGCAGCACTCCGGCATGACCTGGAAACCGTCGGCGCATTCTTCACCAAAAAGTACCAGAAAACCTACGACATCGATGAGGCAATCAGATTCGTAACCGCAGTTGGGAAGGAGGAATGA
- the nadE gene encoding NAD(+) synthase produces MQCNDIGCAVTRIKDLIRQTLWASHAKGIVVGVSGGIDSAVAAAVAVKALGPEHVFAVHLPSSTSSPQDQIDAAELCETLGIEMIIVPLGTVVDAAFEHPGMTDTPLLRGNYTARLRMATLYNIAASRDSLVCGTSNKTEYMIGYTTKWGDSAADVQPLLHLWKKDVYAVAEELGIPVSIIKKAPSAGFWPGQSDERELGITYCELDAALISLEAHDFVPETPLEETVLALVKKSSHKRTPAANLL; encoded by the coding sequence ATGCAGTGTAATGATATCGGGTGTGCCGTCACCCGCATAAAAGACCTTATCCGCCAGACACTCTGGGCGTCACATGCCAAAGGCATCGTCGTCGGCGTCTCCGGCGGCATCGACTCAGCCGTCGCCGCAGCAGTTGCAGTAAAAGCGCTCGGACCAGAACATGTATTTGCCGTTCACCTGCCGTCATCCACAAGCAGCCCGCAGGATCAGATCGACGCTGCCGAACTCTGCGAAACGCTTGGCATTGAAATGATCATCGTTCCGCTTGGAACGGTCGTCGACGCAGCATTTGAACATCCCGGCATGACCGACACCCCCCTGCTCCGCGGAAACTATACCGCAAGACTGCGGATGGCAACCCTCTACAACATCGCCGCGTCACGAGACTCCCTCGTCTGCGGAACCTCCAACAAAACCGAGTACATGATCGGCTACACCACCAAATGGGGCGACTCAGCAGCAGACGTTCAGCCGCTCCTGCACTTGTGGAAAAAGGATGTCTATGCAGTTGCTGAAGAGCTTGGAATTCCTGTATCAATCATAAAAAAAGCACCCAGTGCAGGATTCTGGCCCGGCCAGAGTGATGAAAGAGAGCTTGGCATAACCTACTGCGAACTTGATGCAGCCCTCATCAGCCTCGAGGCTCACGACTTCGTCCCGGAAACTCCGCTTGAAGAGACCGTGCTCGCACTCGTCAAGAAAAGTTCCCATAAACGAACACCGGCAGCAAACTTACTGTAA
- a CDS encoding DUF460 domain-containing protein: protein MNRLIFGIDIINGSVRSGTVRPHYALVRVENGAVVSEEKNVTQYRLIRYLRTERPEILAVDSIQELASNTAALYAFLAEIPNDTKLVQVTGDCVHMESLPRVAARYNLTFDKQNPIEEAKASALLASFGAGYEVLAYEGVTDIVVSRCRSPGRGGWSQNRYVRKMHGAVRSHAREIEMKLVAANLEYMVSVRRAFGGESRAVFTVYAPRRDIPISSSKGGDTQIRVSGRRREKLEFRQLTRKSKYLILGIDPGTTIGVAALDLDGNLVYLASTRLFSAADLVSEIAGLGRPLVIASDKAEMPFGVEKIRRAFSAVAWSPKKDILVKEKYTLAGGHDFKNDHERDALSAAMYAYRTYKNKFESILRRAPAGFDIDELRALVVRGCSLEQAVAKLSGEEPAPQARPQLSEAEVEAEAVIFDERDEKITRQEETIRRLRTLVATLSQESAGKDKTISALHRRLNAEREEQRAKLLASSEIIERDSEISSVKKQLRKEERRCKNLRTRLERMKLYISLQAGEGCSALKVLPLLARDAVRSLDDEMGLFAEDILYVLQIDGWGKSVIRDIADAKVKAVILPRHVFARAREQHLIEEFREAGLPVLSGAELSPRVKGKIGVVDTAALDAALEAWIATQTVYQTERQSEALDSMVKEYQVEREREVREQGIDPATILPEKYLRTAPEQKPIVVVKKPPKVSEVKAKDVVPTVSPVAAPQSEPQVMEVPAEERDVLSSVLTAYRKQRKKEISGDE, encoded by the coding sequence ATGAACAGACTCATCTTTGGCATCGACATTATCAACGGCTCGGTCAGGTCGGGAACCGTGCGTCCCCATTACGCCCTCGTGCGCGTAGAAAACGGAGCCGTCGTTTCCGAAGAAAAAAACGTCACCCAGTACCGACTGATTCGGTATCTCAGAACCGAACGACCTGAGATACTCGCAGTCGACAGCATTCAGGAACTTGCAAGCAACACCGCCGCACTCTATGCGTTTCTTGCAGAAATTCCAAACGACACAAAACTTGTACAGGTAACCGGCGACTGCGTTCACATGGAAAGTCTGCCGCGGGTTGCCGCACGATACAACCTCACGTTCGACAAGCAGAACCCGATCGAAGAGGCAAAAGCCTCGGCACTCCTTGCCTCCTTTGGCGCAGGATACGAGGTCCTCGCCTACGAAGGCGTCACCGACATCGTGGTCTCGCGGTGCAGATCGCCCGGTCGCGGCGGATGGAGTCAGAATCGTTATGTCCGCAAAATGCATGGAGCGGTTCGCAGCCATGCCCGCGAAATTGAGATGAAACTGGTCGCGGCAAACCTTGAGTACATGGTTTCTGTTCGTCGTGCGTTCGGCGGTGAAAGCCGTGCGGTGTTCACGGTGTATGCGCCCCGCCGCGACATTCCGATCTCGTCCTCCAAAGGAGGCGATACTCAGATACGCGTGAGTGGAAGGCGGCGGGAAAAACTTGAGTTCCGGCAGCTGACCCGCAAATCAAAGTATCTGATTCTGGGAATTGATCCAGGCACGACCATCGGCGTTGCAGCGCTCGACCTCGATGGAAATCTCGTGTATCTCGCAAGTACAAGACTGTTCTCTGCGGCTGATCTTGTATCTGAGATTGCGGGCCTTGGAAGACCATTGGTGATTGCGTCCGACAAAGCTGAGATGCCGTTTGGTGTGGAAAAAATCCGGCGAGCGTTCTCTGCGGTTGCGTGGAGTCCGAAGAAGGACATCTTGGTGAAGGAAAAATATACGCTTGCAGGCGGTCATGACTTCAAAAATGATCATGAACGTGACGCGCTGTCTGCTGCTATGTATGCTTACCGGACCTACAAAAATAAATTTGAGAGTATTCTCCGGCGTGCACCGGCAGGGTTTGACATCGATGAGCTGCGGGCACTGGTGGTCCGCGGCTGTTCACTCGAACAGGCTGTTGCGAAGCTGTCCGGCGAAGAGCCTGCGCCGCAGGCGAGGCCTCAACTCTCAGAGGCTGAGGTTGAAGCTGAAGCTGTCATCTTCGATGAGCGCGATGAAAAGATCACCCGACAGGAGGAGACGATTCGCAGACTGCGGACTCTTGTTGCGACGCTGTCACAGGAGTCGGCGGGAAAGGACAAGACGATCTCAGCTCTTCACCGGCGGCTGAATGCCGAGCGGGAGGAGCAGCGTGCAAAACTGCTTGCTTCATCCGAGATTATCGAGCGTGACAGTGAAATTTCGTCGGTGAAAAAACAGCTGCGAAAGGAGGAGAGGCGGTGTAAAAATCTGAGAACGCGGCTGGAGCGGATGAAGCTCTATATTTCTTTGCAGGCAGGAGAGGGATGCTCAGCACTGAAGGTTCTGCCGCTGCTTGCCCGCGATGCTGTTCGGAGTCTTGATGATGAGATGGGACTGTTTGCCGAGGATATTTTGTATGTTTTGCAGATTGACGGGTGGGGAAAATCTGTGATCCGCGATATTGCGGATGCGAAGGTGAAGGCGGTGATTCTGCCGAGGCATGTGTTTGCGCGTGCCCGCGAACAGCATCTGATTGAGGAGTTTCGGGAGGCTGGACTGCCGGTTCTCTCAGGGGCTGAGCTGTCGCCGCGGGTGAAGGGAAAAATCGGGGTTGTGGATACCGCGGCTCTTGATGCGGCGCTTGAGGCATGGATAGCGACGCAGACGGTGTATCAGACAGAGCGGCAGAGCGAGGCGCTGGACTCGATGGTGAAGGAGTATCAGGTGGAGCGCGAACGCGAGGTGCGGGAGCAGGGAATCGATCCTGCAACAATTCTGCCGGAGAAGTATCTGCGGACCGCACCGGAACAGAAGCCGATAGTGGTGGTGAAAAAACCGCCGAAGGTGTCTGAAGTGAAGGCGAAGGATGTTGTGCCGACAGTTTCGCCGGTTGCTGCGCCACAGAGCGAGCCACAGGTAATGGAGGTGCCTGCGGAAGAGAGGGATGTCCTTTCGTCGGTGCTGACTGCGTACCGCAAGCAGAGAAAAAAGGAAATTTCAGGTGATGAGTAA